One Littorina saxatilis isolate snail1 linkage group LG10, US_GU_Lsax_2.0, whole genome shotgun sequence DNA window includes the following coding sequences:
- the LOC138979140 gene encoding protein mono-ADP-ribosyltransferase PARP12-like, protein MADTHPSRKLVKNAMKVLLASARCDCRESVVNIFCKLKERRADAFKAADTDVLETWLRKCPELFIVFEESGQVYVRPTAALGFCPGHISKRNPCQQKLCNHLHACPRFFLTGACGFRDRCSYGHNLRTPLNCRLLKLHGVGVLDLTELRTLLRLPWVRRGVSMPRMCWSYNSCGGCVREGGRCHGLHLCSRHVLGFSGGECERNHDVMSQDVAQTLALYGISAAGRRPENVVKEVQAYVTYRNDTFVYTDCDVRDIKRKNKRADIETGATAKPQKTDSISTKSVGGKCRFGESCYKLHSDRPFLWMMGELPGGKRTRLENDQDLTWSSFDHVNNVLLEKYFSQPDIAVCCLENVDGAKMRVDFNKRLAECIATDKVYRIRRLGTPSRAELNSDQWRI, encoded by the exons ATGGCTGATACTCACCCCAGCAGGAAACTTGTGAAAAACGCCATGAAAGTGTTGCTGGCTTCTGCTCGCTGTGACTGCAGAGAAAGCGTTGTCAACATCTTCTGCAAACTCAAAGAGCGCAGAGCTGACGCCTTCAAGGCTGCCGATACTGACGTGTTGGAGACATGGCTGAGAAAATGCCCTGAG CTGTTCATAGTTTTTGAAGAAAGCGGGCAAGTGTATGTCAGACCTACCGCCGCACTGGGTTTCTGCCCCGGTCACATCAGCAAACGCAATCCGTGCCAACAGAAACTGTGCAACCACCTCCATGCCTGTCCTCGCTTCTTTCTCACGGGTGCCTGTGGCTTTCGAGACCGGTGTAGCTACGGCCACAACCTCCGCACTCCTCTCAACTGTCGGCTGCTGAAACTGCacggtgtgggtgtgttggACCTGACGGAACTGAGGACTCTCTTGCGTCTGCCCTGGGTGCGACGTGGTGTCTCCATGCCAAGGATGTGCTG GTCTTACAACAGCTGTGGTGGCTGCGTTCGCGAGGGTGGCCGATGTCATGGTCTGCACCTTTGTTCCCGGCATGTTTTGGGCTTTTCTGGCGGTGAATGTGAAAGAAATCATGATGTCATGAGTCAAGAT GTTGCACAGACACTGGCCTTGTATGGCATCAGTGCGGCTGGGCGTCGTCCAGAGAATGTTGTGAAGGAAGTCCAAGCCTATGTGACCTACCGGAACGACACGTTTGTCTACACTGATTGTGACGTTCGTGACATTAAAAGGAAGAATAAAAGAGCAGATATCGAGACTGGTGCCACTGCCAAACCCCAAAAGACTGACTCCATTTCAACAAAGAGCGTGGGA GGCAAGTGTCGTTTTGGAGAATCTTGCTACAAACTTCACAGCGACAGACCCTTCCTGTGGATGATGGGAGAGTTGCCCGGAGGCAAAAGAACAAGACTAGAAAATGACCAAGACCTGACATGGTCAAGTTTCGATCATGTCAACAACGTTCTGTTGGAAAAGTACTTCTCTCAGCCTGATATTGCAGTTTGCTGCCTCGAGAACGT AGACGGTGCCAAAATGCGTGTGGACTTTAACAAACGCCTGGCTGAGTGCATCGCAACGGACAAGGTGTACAGAATACGCCGACTCGGCACTCCGTCGCGTGCAGAGCTCAACAGTGACCAG tggcggatttag